Genomic segment of Odontesthes bonariensis isolate fOdoBon6 chromosome 10, fOdoBon6.hap1, whole genome shotgun sequence:
AACAACAACATTCATAAGAGCTGATGCCCTCTGATTATTTCCGGTTGAAACAGTTGAGTAAAAGAAGTAAAGTTGCACGTGTATCTAATACATTGAACATTTCTTGTTATCTTATTTAAAATTAGAATATAAACAGTGAGACAAACTAAAGAAAAGGGTACAAAATATGAATGAAATTGCATGAAGGGATAGAAATAAGAGGTGGTATCTCAAAAATATAACACAATCCACACTTCAGAAAAGTTGGGAAGTTTTCTGAAATGCAGGACACATTTATACCAACATTGTATAAGCCTTCAAGAACCTTCAAGAAATGTTCCCTAGGGTTCCCTCAAGGTAACATTTTGAAAGCTGCCTGTGACTCTTAGGGAACCCTCAGATAACATTCAAAGGAGATGTATTTTTTCCACAAATGCAAACTTTTTGCAAATGTTAAGAAAAACATTTCATCTCAACATTCAGGGAATGTTTGCTCGGCAGTAAAGTGGACCTGACCACAACCTTCGCATCTGTCTGTTGCCATGTTTGCTACCAAATAGTTTTAAAAGGTGCAAATATTTCATGGCTACATGACTTGTTTCAAAATGTGGGCTAAATGTTTCTTCTTTGGGGGAGACTATTTTTTAATAGGtcgaataattaaaaaaaaagttagcatAAAAGTGTCTTTAAAGTTAAATAGCACGGTTGAATAAGTGTCAGTGTTTTAAAGAAATTACAtacattaaagaaaataaaataaatgtggtTTAAACCATAGACATAGagtaataaataatataaaataataaatagagTAATAAaactttttacaccactctggtttAAACTCCTCGTTACCGGAAGTTGTATTCTTCTTCCGGGACGCCCAACTGAATACACAACACAAGATGGCGGCATCCTTCACCCTTCGATCCGCGGTGCTCCGCAGGGCCCTCCGAGGAGCTTGTTACCTGCATAACCGCTCACCAGCTGCTCCAGGTGGTGTCGCCTGGCTGAGGTTTGTTTCTAACTCAGCTCCGCAACAAAAGGAGACGGTTATATCGGAGTCCACGGAGGAGTACAAGTTCGTAGAACGGCTCATTCCACCATCACGAGTCCCCGATCCGCCTAAGCACGCCGGTCCCACCCCTTCTGGCTGGGTCCCTCCGGCAGATTCACCGCCGCCTCTGCCGTACATGATCCGACGCTCCCGCATGCACAACATCCCGGTTTACACCGACCTGACACACGGCAATCGCAAGATGACGCTGGTGCGGAAAGTGGAAGGGGACATTTGGGCTCTGGAGAAGGACGTGAAGCAGTACCTCAAGGAGGTGACGGGGAAAGAGCTGCCCACGCAAGTCAACGAGGTCACCATGACGCTGAAGGTAAAAGGGCACTTTGACAAGGAGCTGAAGGACTGGCTGGCCGTCAAAGGCTTCTGACCGAGGACAGGAGGCACCTGCCTGAACTGGCACATCCATCCTGTGGTGGAACAGAGGACTAAAAAACACCAAGAAACTTTGTTGTAGTCCTTCTAAACCTGGTTCAGCCTGAGGGCAGAGGTCTGCTTCTACCACCTCAATGAACTCTGACACCTGAGACACCCTCTAATCATGCTGTTGAACTGTAAATACTTCTTTGTCACTGTAACATTAAACATAAAAGCATTGCCAACCCCGTTTATTCATTGCAGTGGCGTTTAATATGTTAAACAGTGTTTTTACTAAAATCATCATTCTATGAATCTAAAACTCATTTCATACAGAAAATCCTTTAATAAGTAAAGCCTGAAACTCTCCACAATTACTTCCTTTAAGTGATCACCAAATAAATGCAAGTGACATCTGACAGCATCAAACCTTCTGGGTTCATAACTGAAGTGTGAAATATTTATTTAGTgagaaaatgtacaaaataaacTTTCATTGTGAGTGAAGCAGAAGTTCTTAAACTTTTACAACAACTATTTTGTTAGTATTATAATGTGACTTATAATATAACTGACTTAGACAAAAAGATGTTCCTCTGTTGTAACATGTGGGCAGTGGCAACGGGCACAACATCCTCAGTTTTCAGTCCGGTTGAACACCTCCACAGTTCAGGCTCTTCTCATATATTTACTGTATGATTCTGAGGTTCTGTGGCTGGTTCCCGTGAACTGTGCTGTGCAGTCAGGAGTGCCGTTGGGAAAGAAGGTCTTCAGTTTGTCTTGCGATTTCCTCCAGCAGATCCGCTGAGGGATGGGACAAGAAAGAGgtataaaacattttacatGTGCTGTTCACTGCATGTAGGAGTCTGCATATTTAGGACAACACCGACGTACGTAAAGTGCGCTTCTCTCCGTGGCTCCAGTAGCGAGGCTGCGTTTGTAGCTGCTTTACGTCCACGTTCATGGAAGAAGAAGCTTCCGATACTTCCTTCAGCATTTCCAACTCCTGGCAAGATCAGAAACGAGACCCACAAGTCTGGTTTACattgatctttttttaatttacccaTTACTACAACCTCAATTCCTCTCAGCCCCTTGTACTTTAGATGGAAACACAGGGGAGCTTAAGACGTGTGACACTGCTGCATCACTTGCCCATTATTGTTTCATTACCTGCTGTTGTATTATATGATTTCCTCCAGTTTAGCATTAATGATGTGGAGAACCTTTGCTcaggaccactttaaaagatcacaacaaaaggctggaagtAAAACTTAAAGTACTTTCTAGTTGCTTTTAACTCATGTCCCCTTTATTAATCACAGCTGCTGAGCTAACTTCTGAAAAAGATATACCTCTACAATCATTGAAAGATGGATTTCTAGGTCAGAGGCAAGAGCATGAATgagaggaggaagcagaaagAAGACAAGAGGTCAGACACATTGGGGTTAAGCTGTGTCTTTATCAGCAGAGATGCACTGAGCTGATTATTTATGCTTTAAGCTCTTTTACTCCTGTATCACATCCATTTGAGCTTACTGAAATGTGACTTGGGCAAATCTAAAAACATGTTAACATCTGAATAATGATAGAGTTCAGTTACTGAATGTACTCATGATTTTACAGCGACATCAGTAGACCTGATAATGTCCTGTTTGTTGCTCAGCAAACAGCTGCATGCGTGATGTGAGGCCAGATCAGGAGACACGAGGGGATGCATCACAGCTGCGGTATTCAGGTATTCCACCTCCCACAGGGTTGCATGTTGAATGGCTTGCTTACCGTGTTGCAGGCCAGCAGCAGCTGGTGTACTCTCTGGAAGACGTCAGCATCTGTGCTGAAACTGGGGGGGTCCCTGCTGCAGTACGCTCTCAGGTCCGTCTGGTAAACGTGGCAGAAGGTGGTCATCAGCTGCTGGAGGTCGCAGGCTGCCAAACGCAGAGAGCTTGGAGAGAAGACAGCCGGACTTTGTTCCTCACTGCTCAGGAAGTCGCACTGAGGAGAACAGACAAGTACAACTATAATTCAGACAGGTCATAGAGGTTTGTGCTTgtgcattaaagggacagttcgcctcttttgacatgaagctgtatgacatcccacattagcaacatcatttattaaattaaagggagagaaaatagagccaagcgactgtgaggtctgactttttggaactcggctcacaggacgcagcagggggtaagaaaatgttcataaatgatattgctaatatgggatgtcatacagcttcatgtcaaaagaggcgtactatccctttaacattagTTTAGAAATCCTAGATAGCCACCCTGTTTCAGCTGGGTAACACTTAGGATTAGGCATCAGTCACATCAGAAACAATTCTGTAACAGTGGAACTATTTTTTGTTATGTTACTCTCTGTGTAATTCAAGTTGTTTACAACAAGTTCTGATTCAACACTGCTTTGCTCTGCGATTATTAAAAAAATGCTGTCGTGAAAGAACAAGAACGTAAAGGAAGGTGTTTGTATttcaacagcaaaaaaaaaagacattcctTTTTAAACAATCTTTCcactttaagttttttttttttttttttaaaggtgaaTTTGAACGCACCAGTCTCAA
This window contains:
- the mrpl49 gene encoding large ribosomal subunit protein mL49 codes for the protein MAASFTLRSAVLRRALRGACYLHNRSPAAPGGVAWLRFVSNSAPQQKETVISESTEEYKFVERLIPPSRVPDPPKHAGPTPSGWVPPADSPPPLPYMIRRSRMHNIPVYTDLTHGNRKMTLVRKVEGDIWALEKDVKQYLKEVTGKELPTQVNEVTMTLKVKGHFDKELKDWLAVKGF